Part of the Pangasianodon hypophthalmus isolate fPanHyp1 chromosome 9, fPanHyp1.pri, whole genome shotgun sequence genome is shown below.
GGGCTCTAGGTTGTCATTCAGCTCACATTGactcccctgtgtgtgtgtgtgtgtgtgtgtgtgcttgagcTGCAGATGCAGAGCAGTTTGCACCCTTAGGTTCTTGTCATTTGTGTTATTTCTGCTTAAACTGGACTTGCTCAGGCCTTAAATCAATAACCTCACTTGCTTGCTGGACCAACTGCCAGGATTTTACACTTCATCACTTAGGCTTTTTTATAAGACATTTAAATTGTAGCACCAATTTAATGTTAAATCAATGGGATTAAGGCACTTAATATAGGAACAAGCTAAACCAATGACGtgaaaatttgaattaaaacacaatatattttaGCTTTAAATGTCATCAGAAAATTGACCTTAGGAAGGCAGTTAAGAAGTGTGTTATACTGCATTTTTGAACTCTTAAAGACAAATTAGCAATGAGTCTTTGATATCTGTATTTTGATTGCATGTATTTATGTGTGCCACCCTTGAGTTTGCcttgtgcaaaaaaataaaaaaacccaaCTTACTTAATTGAGAGTATATGAGTGAGCATGTgtgaagagaagaggaaaatatCCATaagatatacacacataaattgAGACGGATTTTGAAAGTGTAACTTTCCTATTTTCTACAGGTAGTGGCTCAAATTGACAAGCTGACAGCATACATTGATTTGGACACTGAAGAGGAAGCAGAGGATGACAAACTGACCCTGGCTTGCAGTAGAAACAGCAGCGAGAGAGCACTGGGGAACCTTTTCAAGGTCGAGACTTATTCTGATAGCAATGGTCTAGCCCACTTATTACACGTCCCTCTCTGCGACTCCGCTAAAATAAAAGTACCTGCCCTGTACCGACGGAGCTGTGGAGACTTGCCTGCCCTAAATGGACCCACATGGCCAAATGCTTCTTGGGTCTTTGGCAGAAGGGAGGAAATGCATTCATGTGACAGTGTAGAGCATCATGCTCTAtgctgtgatgatgatgatttcgATGAAGAAAGTGGTGGCAGGAGATCCTCTAGATTCTCTTCCAGTGACTCTGTGTTTTCATCCTCTCCTCTGCGGCCTTTAAGGTTAGGGGCTTTGACACCCAGATCAGACCGCAAATATCACCTGAGTCCGGGCTCGAAGAAAAAAGTTTTCCGTAGCTGCAGCACTCAAACAGTGTCCGATAAGAGCACACAAACTGCATTGCCCCACAGTCCTGCCAAGCAACGATCTGCATCTGAACATAAGCACTAAAAACTTTCTCTACATCCAACTGCTCGTAAGAAATGAACTGTGCCATGCATGCTTAATATTGATGTCACATAGCATATCATAAATAACTGCACATTGACTTGAGgactttattttgtatttataatgtaatagttttttttttgttgaaagcACAATATTTAAATTCCTAAACAATACAGATCTCCTGAAAATGAACATCATTCCTTGGCTTAATTAACATCACACATGAATAAACTAGTTAAACTTATTTGAATAGGGGTGAACTTCTAAAGgataaaaagagaataaatagCACATGTTGTTATACTGTTATGAAGCTCAATCTGTACCCCAATTACACaaccttaataaaaaaaaaaagagagaccaaACTGACAAAATATTTACTTTCAGAACATTCATTCATGCTCAGTAACGGCcgtatcctgatcagggtcatggtggatccagtcTCTCTCGGGAAGGTGGGGACACAGGGtaccatgcgcacacacattcacactctcaaTCACACAGCAGCTAATTCCCATACCAGCCTGTTTttaggaggtaggaggaaaccggaaacactctacacagacagtaatgcaagtaacccaagctcaggatcaaacggagagctgtgaggtagcaacACTACTTTCTGGGCCACTTTGCTAAAACAGCTACCAGGAAATCAATCAGTCGTATTGTTCTTGTCTATTACAAGCATACCTAGTTTGTTGCAAGcataatggtaaaaaaaaaatccagaagtAGAAACAAAAGACAAAGTCAATTATTGTATAGTATGAATACAATTATTTTGAAACGTGTAAGTCAGTGTTCCATGAAAATGATACACCCTACAGTGTTTATATTTCTCACCACAGATTCAGAAAAAATGACCTGCAATAAAAAGTGTTTGCTCATCTTCCATGCAGTCAGATGCCTTGTTTTTCCTTCATGGTAGAACGTGCACAGAAcactttatcatttctaataAGGTCATaattggaaacacacaatttcTTTTACACACAAAGTCTCTTATTCTCAAACCTACATAAGAAGTAGAAATCACATGtagtgatttaaataaaaaacaaattttatttgcTCTGAAAGCAAGTTTTAGAGACACTATTGGTCCCTCAAGCAAGGCTTTTAACCCTCAGTTGCTCAGCTGTTCCTGTTGTACACTTCCTCAGATATATACTTTGTCTTGGAATAAAACATCTGCCATATAAATGAtgcaaatatataattttatgaGAGAATATATACAAGTATGCTAACAAAATTGACAGGGATGCCTTCAccgccaacaagtctagtcttTCTTGTTGCAaatttgtatgcctgaaatacccttGAATATACTTCAGGTTTACACTGAGGGGGATGTCAGGAAATGTGGCAACCTTTGATCAGTTATATTAATAATGGTGTATTGAAcctaaatcttaaaaaaaaaaacaaaaaaaaaaacacttgcctGATTTGTAAAAGCAGAAATGTTGTGATAGTAACTCtatattttttcttcctttcttttgtctttttttcccttggATCTCTGTAGTGTTCCAGACTGGCTATCAGATCATATAAAACTCCCCacaatttttgtttaaacaatgatctatattatatatagtataaggGAGTACATTGTATATTGTCATAATGTACCAAAACCCAACAAAAATCTGTATATTTACTTTAAACAGGAagaaagctattgaagaaaaacaatttcaaacatttgaccttgctgtgactttgaccttgtttggatcaattccaaaatctaatctgttcatctgctggttacaataataattccatataaatcctacaaacattcaaccactgcATTCTAGAGATATAGCACTAACGCATATCTTGGATGCAGTGACTGAGGCACAGACTGACACTCTGACACAGAGAACTCGAAAACACAATGCCTCTATCAcctagtggcagaggcataaaaaCAGGACACACTATTTGCTTGCCTAACACTGCCTTACTAAATAACTCCTCTTAAGTTTATGCACATTCCAACTTCCACTTTGCCTGTCCACTAAAGAGACACCACAATCTGGCAGGCATCACAAATCAGTTCATCCAAACCTgctgtactcacacacactatgtacacacacaatcaacagtATGACTcaattatgtgtgtttttttattataacatcTTGTTCTGACAAAAGTggcaaataataaattattataattaattaaataactttACATTAAATCCCTTAGAGATATTTTGGACTGTTAGGGGTTTTTAGATCCCTAAAAGCGTTTCATATTGAGCCCTCTCTGATAGTCAAACACTAAAGAATTCTACATAGAGCGTTCACCAGAGCAAGCATTCTGGGCTATTGCTTCAGGATGAGATATTCACTGTCTGCTACCTTTAGCAAGGGTGTCAGTATTGTTTCATCTTTTGCTTGTGGTTGAATTGGATGGCCCTGTTTTCAGGGTGAGAAATGTGTGGGCTGTTACCATTTCATGGCTAGTATGTCCAGGTTTCCCCAGGCTCTGTCATTCCTGCTccatagagtgtagtgtgtgcacTGTGGCAAGTGGCACTCATTGAAAAGCACATCCAACCAAGCAACCATCTGTTATTGTGGATAACAGCATGACAGCATAAACACAGGTCTGCCTGACAAATTATCCCAATGGTGAGGCAGATTTTGTGTGAGAACATAGCTTCCTATTCTCTCCAAACTGCTAGCGAGCTACCTTGCTATCATTCCACTACTTGCATATCAGaatttttgaaaatgaatataTGTGAAAGAGACACCAAGCTGGATTAACTGCCAAAAAAAACTGTCTGAAGAGGTGGATGCATTTCCAGCCTTCTACAACCAATGGAAATAACAGGTACCAGCATTTGGTCAGATATTACTGAagtttttcccccatttctTCTCTGTAGTTTTCAGACATAACCAAGATACTATGAAGGATCCATCCTACCCTGCTGAAGGATGCTTTCACCTAAGAGTCAAAGGTCATCAGTTCTTTCAGATCTTAACCAGCCGTTCATACTAcaaaacattcacattcacattctaAGCAAACTCATGCACTGGTAGACTTTTATGAAAGCACTACATTTGGTCTGTCTGCCCTGgaatttctcatttctcttaGAGGTTCAGCAATATGGTATGGGATGATGGGCCTCTTATCATTCTCTAAGGCTTCGATTTTCTCGACAAAAATCACCTACCAGCCTGAGTGTAATTTACCTTCAAACCCTCCTAGGCCGAAACTGCAATATAATatagtgaagtgtggccaactatggtgacccatacttggaatttgtgctctgcatttaacccatccaagtgcacacacagtagtgaacatgaacacacaccgtgaacacacacccggagcagtgggcagccttttttgctgcagcgcccggggagcagctGGTCAGGTcaaccttgctcaagggtctcacctcagtcgtggtattgagggtgggagagagcgctggtcattcactccccccacctacaatccctaccagacctgagactcgaacccacgaccttcaggttcatcTTTGGGTTACAAGcccgagactctaaccattaggccacgactgccccatatgtacataatacatatatatatgtgtgtataaaaatatatatttatatatgcttATGAATAGAGAAATATGAACTTGAAGTGATTATGTGAAAATCTTGTGTTTGTCGTACATCAGTAAGACAAGACTGATGAAATGATGAACACTTTAGGAACAATTTTTTTCAATGATATGATAATGATATTGTAATATTACATTCACATTAGTATATGAAATCTTCTCCCTTCTTTCATTAGCTAAGATTTGGGAGTTTTCTCAGGTGGCTACTGTTGGTGTGACAGTTCCTACCCTAATCCTGTTTGGTGAGAACAGGATTAGGATAGGGACAGACAAGTGCCTTATCCTCTGATGTCTGCTGAAAGCTTGCTTTCTCTTTTAACATATATCTTTCCATCTGGGTTTTTGTCAGGCCACTTTGGCAGAAGATTGCTTTCTAGAGTGGGAGGAGTTGACCTATAGCACATATAAGTGGGCAAGGGGTCATCCTGTTTGTGAGATTACAACTTTTCTTTGCAGTTTGTACTACCCCGTCCACATGGCCATTGCTTTGATGGTTTTGTGGGCTGGAAGTAATGTGGTTAAAGGCCAAATGTTTCTCTGGAATACTGCACTGGAAAATCATGGCCCGTTGTCATTGAGTACCTCAAGTGGGATTCCAAATCCGACAAACATTGCCTTTAACTTCAAAACTACTTTTGTGCATTTAGGTGAAGGTAAATGCAGTATCTCAATGAATCTAAAGTAATCTAAAGCAACCAGATAGTACTGTTTGCTGTGTTCACAAAGATCACAGAGTACATTTCTTTTCCAGGGCCTGTTGTGCAGTGGTGTTCACAACAATGGCTCCCTCTGCTGCATTAGTCTGAGTTCACAACACAGCTGTCATGAGGTTACTTTGAAATCAgagactgaaaaataaacaacaaacaaatatgaatGACTTTTACATGGTTTTGGTGATGTAATCTTATTCCAGTTATTCCAAGTGACTCCTTGCTAATTTAAACCCAGCTGATGATTGTTCATCTTTACAAATTGtttgaaattttaaattaaatcttcaATTAAACATGGTAATTAACATAATAACAATAcaatgtgttttttccccatacaATTTATCTAAATAGTAATTCAGGTGCTATGTAGGTGCATTTACAAATACTGTAAGTATTTCTGCAGtcatgctatttttaaaaaaaatattaaataagtgCTAATTCAAGTGCTTGGTGGAGAGACAGGTCTTTAATCTTTCTTTGAGGACAGCTAGTGACTCAGCTGACAGCCAGGGAAGTtaattccaccacctgggtgcaGGACAGAGAAAAGTCTTGATGCTTGTCTTCATTATACCTTGAGGGATGATGGGTCCAATGCTATGCTACAGCAGTAATAGGGGCTTGAAGGGAGCATGGCACAGAGTGGGTTGTGGTAAGTGCCTTCAGGTAGGTGGGGGCTGGTTTGGTTTTGTAagtgagcatcagtgttttaaatctgatgtgggcagctacaggaagccagtggaaggAATGCAGTAATTGGGTGATGTTGGAAAGCTTGGGAAGccttgcagctgcattctggatcagctgAAAAAGTTGGATGTCACACAGCGGCAGACCTGCCAGTAGTGAGGAGCAGTAGTGCAGTCTTGAGGTGAtgaagaaatggacaaatcctcCTGATGCTGTGAAAGAGAAACCTGTATGACCGAGTCAGGTTAAGAATGTGAGGTGAGAAGGATAGATATTTGTCCAGAAGTAATTCAgattttcaaattcaaaatttaaaattttaatgatCACATACACAACTATACACTAAAATGCTTTTCTTGACTGTCcgtgacataaaaatagaatgCACATGAACCAGAATTTATTTCTATACAGGTAGGAAAggaaaactataaaactataaaaaatatgatgtaagTGATACATAGACCGGTGGCAGAAACAGTACAACTGTATTTTGAATAAGGTGCAGATATGTGTAGTTGTTTATGCAATATACGCTGTGCATAATCAGGCTGAGGTAGTGGGTGTTGTGTAAATGAGTCCAGCTACCCCATGGTTGTGTGCATTGCCAGATGGTGTAATCTCTAGAGTCaagacatgctgagatccatgcagaaatattattttctgaGGGAGGAAATGCTGAATTGGGTATCTTCATCacagcagtggtatgaaaacccacgTGAGGATATAacctgactgagagagagagtgtagagggagaacagaagaggacatcTATACCCTgagcactgagccttgtgggacaccagtggagagtctgcatggagcagatgtggatcctcTCCATGAATCCTCTCCTCACCTGACATTACCCTCTCTCCAAGTATATGAAGAAAACAACAGCCATGCTGTGCCActaattccaagactcatgatgATGGGCAGGAGAGTCATGCGAGAAAGATAGTGTTGaaggctgctgaaaggtcaaggttaagggttctacatttgactcttttttttcctaagagtgtacaGAACAGCTTGGATGTTCATAAGCAGTTTCTCTGAatgcattttgattaaattatacTGCATTATAATGGAATAGCAAATCGAATAAACCATAACAATCTTTATTGTCTTTTATTActtgtggtggtctgggaaaacctttcacatagtgaaaatttgtcattttatacCATATCAAACTATGTctttttctgaactgaaatgtttctcttCTGCAAGTTATAGCATAAAGTATATGCTACAGTGCCTGTGCATTGCAGATAATTTAACAGCTGGTATTTATTTACAAACTGAATCTATACTTAGACTTATGTCCTTTTCACTTTGGCAGAAACATGATCAAAGCTGTCATGATAGCACCAAAGGGGGGCGCTgtactacactacccatcagccccagcatgtcacatgtcTCAAGCACTTTCACCTGCTGTCTCCTGTTACCAACAATTTCTCAACACTTTGCCTAGATTTGAAGTCTTTCTTTCTGAAATTTCCCATACTGTAAACTCTCTTAAACTcattaataataagaagaatagcAAATATCTTAAGACCTATGATCTTATTTTTTCCTGCTGATTGAGGTTTCCTTTGTTTGACTGTTCGTATAtgtttccttctcttttctttatgCTCTTTGTATCTCAAATGTAGTGCTGTTTTCtttgcaaataaaaaagtgtCTCGTGTTACCGTGATTAACACCACTAAATATAGGCCTAGTTTGTCAGTGTCTAGTTGTCAAGCGTGTGTTGTAATgcttgtgttgttgtgtgtatcACCGTATCGCCCCTAGTCTGTATGTTCTTGCCTTGTATCCACAGTTTATGTGTATTATCCTTGTTTTCACatctttgttgttttgttaacactttccttaataaataatctgcacttgcatccgcc
Proteins encoded:
- the LOC113529594 gene encoding inhibitory synaptic factor 1; this translates as MFHSELLGSLAITESSDRRKCIRSHIRMVMEQLEEVLNELKDVARELREVVAQIDKLTAYIDLDTEEEAEDDKLTLACSRNSSERALGNLFKVETYSDSNGLAHLLHVPLCDSAKIKVPALYRRSCGDLPALNGPTWPNASWVFGRREEMHSCDSVEHHALCCDDDDFDEESGGRRSSRFSSSDSVFSSSPLRPLRLGALTPRSDRKYHLSPGSKKKVFRSCSTQTVSDKSTQTALPHSPAKQRSASEHKH